One window of the Rhipicephalus sanguineus isolate Rsan-2018 chromosome 4, BIME_Rsan_1.4, whole genome shotgun sequence genome contains the following:
- the LOC119391261 gene encoding uncharacterized protein LOC119391261 has protein sequence MSTQPWTINVTLLISVSLCTRVYMPAQTLTPSKELDSKCVDHLRRPNTTAAFCNDPMSLYSSAKVIKPGHYTGISITPGTPQLVSTYETNETVSEKYCMLRQQFTTMPLGLALFDIECEDWERKCSVTSSPIAGKDRFTDIVNYFRRVSKQDPASLPCKLTP, from the exons ATGAGCACACAGCCGTGGACCATTAACGTCACTTTACTCATTTCGGTTTCTCTGTGCACACGCGTATACATGCCGGCGCAAACGTTGACGCCTAGTAAGGAACTGGACTCAAAGTGTGTCGATCACCTGCGCCGGCCCAACACTACCGCCGCG TTCTGCAATGACCCAATGTCGCTGTATTCGAGCGCCAAAGTTATCAAACCAGGCCACTACACGGGCATCTCGATTACTCCGGGTACCCCGCAGCTGGTGTCGACGTATGAGACGAACGAAACAGTCAGTGAAAAG TACTGTATGCTCCGGCAGCAATTCACCACAATGCCATTGGGATTGGCACTCTTCGACATTGAGTGTGAGGATTGGGAGAGAAAGTGCTCCGTGACGAGCAGTCCCATCGCGGGCAAGGACAGGTTCACCGACATCGTCAACTACTTCAGAAGAGTGTCCAAGCAGGATCCCGCCTCACTACCCTGCAAACTAACGCCATAA